The Deinococcus depolymerans genome contains the following window.
ATCCTGTTGGCATTCACGCTGCTGGGCGTCGCCGTGCAGCACATGCCCGTCGCCGTCGCCTACGCCGCGTGGGGCGGCCTGGGCATCGTCACCACCGCCCTGCTCAGCCGCCGCATCGACGGCGTGCGCCTGACCCCCACCGCCTGGGCCGGCGTCGCCCTGATCCTCGGCAGCGTCGCCGTGCTCAGCAGCCACTGACCCGCACCCCGTCCCTCTCCCACCCTGCGGGCCGCTCTCCGGGTTGCAACCGCCCGGATCGAACGGTTTTGGTCGACCGTGCCATCGGAGCCCGTCTTATAAGGATTCCGTCTGTTCCGTTAACAACCCGGAACGTCGCCGGGGTGCCAACTCCACGCCCGGAACCCGTTTCTCTCCTCCTCTGCGGAGCAGCGCTACGAGTCGCCTCCGCTCGGATTGAAGCGGCTTGCAGCCCCTTCAATCCGAGCCCGTCTTACTTCTGCACGATCCACTTCTTCAGCAGGTTCTGGTACTCCCCGCTGGCCTTCAGTCGCGCCAGCGTCCCGTTCGCGGCGGCCGCCAGATCGCTGCCCTTGCCGAACACCATGCCGTAATCCTCGGCGGCCAGGTCCTTCCCGGCCTGCTCGAACTGCCCCGGCAGGCGCTTTTTCAGGTCGTCCACCGTCGGCGCGTCTCCCACCAGCGCCGCGATCCGCCCCGCCCGGACGTCCGCCAGTCCCGCCGCGAAATCGTCGTACACCTTCAGCGCCGCGCCCCTGGGTTTCAGCGTGTCGTTCGCCACGAACTGCCCGGTCGTGTTCCCCTGCACGCCGATCACCTTCCCCTTCACGCTCGCAGGCCACGCGAACTTCCCGGGATTCCCGGCCCGCACGATGAACACCTGCGCCGACCGGAAGTACGGATTG
Protein-coding sequences here:
- a CDS encoding SMR family transporter; translated protein: MNATPILLIVGAVTLDVLANVLLKKSDGFRHRRPGLAAVAVILLAFTLLGVAVQHMPVAVAYAAWGGLGIVTTALLSRRIDGVRLTPTAWAGVALILGSVAVLSSH
- a CDS encoding ABC transporter substrate-binding protein, with translation MKRFVMIAAVLGVAVAGVTQAATVAGVKKKGVLVLGTDPTFAPFEFKGPDGTIQGFEIDIARAVAKDLGVRLEIRAVGFGALMPQAVTSGRVDMAISAITITPERAKVVSFSNPYFRSAQVFIVRAGNPGKFAWPASVKGKVIGVQGNTTGQFVANDTLKPRGAALKVYDDFAAGLADVRAGRIAALVGDAPTVDDLKKRLPGQFEQAGKDLAAEDYGMVFGKGSDLAAAANGTLARLKASGEYQNLLKKWIVQK